The genomic window CCGGCCGCAATCGCGCGCTCGAGCGAAGTGACGAAGACAGCCCCGATCAGCGTCTCGATCTTGGCGTAAAGCAAACGGGCGAATTCACCATCATCCAAATGGCTCGTAGCCATCAACCGCAGGCGCTGCGCCTCTTCCTGGTCGGGCCCGTCCGCGATCGCGAGGAAATGCTGGACCATGCCGCGGATCAGCTCGACCAGTGTAGCCGTCGATGGCTCCCGTTCGAGCAACTCCATCAGGGCCGGATCGGCCTCGCATTCGTCGCTCAGGATCTCGGCGTAGAGCGCCGCCTTGGACGGGAAATGCTTGAACAGCAACGCCTCGGAAATGGCAGCGGCGGCCGCCACGCTCTTGGTCGTGGTGCCGTTATAGCCGTGTCGGGCAAAGCAGCGTTTCGCGGCACCGAGGATCAATTGACGCCTCAGGTCGCTCGTCATACGCAATGAGCTCATGTTAGTGAGTAAGCACTCACCCACGCAGAAGTCAAGCAATATGTTGCATCGCAACCTCTGGATTCAGTGGAAACTGGCTAGAGTACACGGCGCACAGCAGAACGGGACGCCCGGCAAGGCTGGCCCTAGATCGGCTGGAAGCCCAGGTCGCCACGGATCCGGTTGACGATGTAGGTCCCATCCCGGGTCGGCAAGATCCGCTCGACGCTCGCGCTGTCGATCTTCACATTGGCAAAGCGGGGGCCCACGGAGACGTCGTGGACGGCCGTTGCGAAGGCCTCGACCTCGGCCATGGTCGTGACGGCCCGGCTGTCCTCGATGCCGCAGGCCCTGGCGATGCCGACGAGGTCGGCGGCCGCGGAGGTATGGCTGGTCTGGCCGCCGGTCTCGCCATAGGCCTCGTTGTCGAGCACGACGATGGAGAGATTGGCCGGCTTTTGCAGGCCGATCGTGGCGAGGCCGCCCATGCCCATCAGCATCTCGCCGTCGCCGGTGATGACCAGCACCGGCAGCTTTGGCTGCGCCAGTGCGAGCCCGAGCCCGATCATCGCCGCGCCACCCATGCCGCCCCAGAGATAGAAGTTGCGCGCGTGGTCGCCGGCCGCGCACATGTCGTTGGTGGAGGCACCCAAGCCGCCGATCGCAACGATGTCCTTGCGGTCCGCGAGCAGCGTGGACACCACCTGGCGGCGGTCGAGAAGATTGGCCTTGCTCATTTGGTGAAAACCTTGGCGCCGATCAGGCGCTGCGACAACAGGACGGCGGTGGGGGTCAGCGCGTTGTAGGCCTGCGCCGCAGCCGCCTCCAACACGGCCGGCACCTCGGCCGCGTTCGAGGCGCGCAGCACCTTGACGCCAGAGAGCTCGAACACGCCCTGCGTGGTCGATCCCATCGGCACCTGCCACGGATTGAACTCGCCCCATTCGCCGCGCATGGTGACGAGGGTGAGGAAGGGAAAGCGCAGGATCGGGATCAGCGACAGCATGTTGATGCAATTGCCGACGCCGCTCGACTGCATCAGCAACGCGCCGCGCTGTCCGCCCGCCCAGGCGCCAGCGAGAAGTGCCACGCCCTCCTCCTCCGTCGTCAGCGCAATGCCGCGCATCGTGGAGGAGGCCAGAACGCGCTGAATCAGCTTCGAGTGACCGGCGTCGGGCACGTACGGCACCTGCCGGACGTCGAAGCGCTGCAATGTCGCGAAAATATCGTCGGGCCAATTCGGGGCCGTGTCGGGAGCGTCAGCGCGCGCGTGCATTTTCCTGTCCGGTCGGCTAGCAAAGACGGCGCGACTGTAGACGCATGCGTGCGTCGATCAGAACAACAAAAACGGCATATCGGCTTTAACCGGCGAGTATAACGGGATGAACGCAGATGCGAAGGAGCTGGCGGCAAGCTTCGATCTCGAGAAGCTGACGCCTGAGTTCTACGACAACCCCTATCCGACCTATCGTGCACTGCGGGAGAACGAGCCGGTCAAGCGCCTGCCGAACGGCACCGTGTTCCTGACCCGCTATGACGATCTCGTCACCACCTACAAGAACACCAAATCGTTCAGCTCGGACAAGAAGCGCGAGTTCGCGCCGAAATACGGCGACAGCCTGCTCTACGAGCACCACACCACCAGCCTCGTCTTCAACGATCCGCCCTCTCACACCCGCGTGCGCCGCCTGATCATGGGCGCGCTGTCGCCGCGCGCCATCGCCGGAATGGAGGGCGACCTCATCAAGCTGGTCGACGGCCTGCTCGACGCCATCGCCGCCAAGGGGGCTTGCGAGCTGATCGAGGACTTTGCCGCCTCCATTCCGATCGAGGTGATCGGCAATCTGCTCGACGTGCCTCACGAGGAACGCGCGCCGCTGCGCGACTGGTCGCTGGCGATCCTGGGCGCGCTCGAACCGGTGGTGACGCCCGAAGCGGCTGCGCGCGGCAACAAGGCGGTACAGGACTTCCTCGCCTATCTCGAGACGCTGGTCGCGCGCCGACGCCAAAAGCCCGGCAATCCCGACCGCGACGTGCTGACGCGCCTGATCCAAGGAGAAGGGAGCGGCGAGGAGAACGGCGAGCGGCTGACGGAGAAGGAGCTGCTGCACAATTGCATCTTCCTGCTCAATGCCGGTCACGAGACCACCACCAACCTGATCGGCAACGGCCTCGTCGCGCTGCATCGGAACCCGGATCAGAAGCAGCGCCTGATCGACAACCCCGACATGATCAAGACCGCCGTGGAGGAGATGCTGCGCTACGAGAGCTCCAACCAGCTCGGCAACCGCATGACGACCGAACGGGTCGAGCTCGGCGGCGTCGTGCTCGATGCCGGCACGTCGGTGACGCTGTGTATTGGGGCGGCCAACCGCGACCCCGCGCAGTTTCCGGACCCCGAACGCTTCGACATCGCGCGCACGCCGAACCGGCACCTCGCCTTCGCCACCGGCGCGCATCAATGCGCCGGGATGGCACTGGCGCGGCTGGAAGGCGCGATCGCGATCGCGCGCTTCCTGGCGCGCTTCCCGAACTATGCCGTGAGCGGGCAGCCGGTCCGGGGCGGACGGGTCCGGTTTCGCGGCTTTTTGAGCGTGCCCTGCGCGATCGGCTGAGGCCTCCAAACAAAAATGACGAAAACAACCCCATGCACAGTAGAGCCTGGGTCGGCGAACCATGCCCTGATGCTCCGCAGAACTACCTGACATCTCAGGCAAATCAGGCCGCGCCACGCATTGGGGCGCATCAAGGCTTCCAAGGCGACAGTCCGATCCCCAGATCAAGCTGAAGGCCGCCGGTGCAGTCGGTTGACGCCCCCGCGCGCAGCAATGGAGTGACGGCAGATGAGCGCGTCGGTCATTGATTTCATCGCAACGGAAGCACGCTT from Bradyrhizobium zhanjiangense includes these protein-coding regions:
- a CDS encoding cytochrome P450 → MNADAKELAASFDLEKLTPEFYDNPYPTYRALRENEPVKRLPNGTVFLTRYDDLVTTYKNTKSFSSDKKREFAPKYGDSLLYEHHTTSLVFNDPPSHTRVRRLIMGALSPRAIAGMEGDLIKLVDGLLDAIAAKGACELIEDFAASIPIEVIGNLLDVPHEERAPLRDWSLAILGALEPVVTPEAAARGNKAVQDFLAYLETLVARRRQKPGNPDRDVLTRLIQGEGSGEENGERLTEKELLHNCIFLLNAGHETTTNLIGNGLVALHRNPDQKQRLIDNPDMIKTAVEEMLRYESSNQLGNRMTTERVELGGVVLDAGTSVTLCIGAANRDPAQFPDPERFDIARTPNRHLAFATGAHQCAGMALARLEGAIAIARFLARFPNYAVSGQPVRGGRVRFRGFLSVPCAIG
- a CDS encoding phosphonopyruvate decarboxylase: MHARADAPDTAPNWPDDIFATLQRFDVRQVPYVPDAGHSKLIQRVLASSTMRGIALTTEEEGVALLAGAWAGGQRGALLMQSSGVGNCINMLSLIPILRFPFLTLVTMRGEWGEFNPWQVPMGSTTQGVFELSGVKVLRASNAAEVPAVLEAAAAQAYNALTPTAVLLSQRLIGAKVFTK
- a CDS encoding TetR/AcrR family transcriptional regulator codes for the protein MTSDLRRQLILGAAKRCFARHGYNGTTTKSVAAAAAISEALLFKHFPSKAALYAEILSDECEADPALMELLEREPSTATLVELIRGMVQHFLAIADGPDQEEAQRLRLMATSHLDDGEFARLLYAKIETLIGAVFVTSLERAIAAGDARPCTGDPLNLFWFAHHSVMTAALTRLPAAPCLAYGKANDLERQLCEFLLRGIGLNDAAIASHLSHNQAADAGKTAIAESA
- a CDS encoding thiamine pyrophosphate-dependent enzyme gives rise to the protein MSKANLLDRRQVVSTLLADRKDIVAIGGLGASTNDMCAAGDHARNFYLWGGMGGAAMIGLGLALAQPKLPVLVITGDGEMLMGMGGLATIGLQKPANLSIVVLDNEAYGETGGQTSHTSAAADLVGIARACGIEDSRAVTTMAEVEAFATAVHDVSVGPRFANVKIDSASVERILPTRDGTYIVNRIRGDLGFQPI